One window from the genome of Candidatus Synechococcus calcipolaris G9 encodes:
- the cdaA gene encoding diadenylate cyclase CdaA encodes MTSSMTLAYWLWGFTWPVISTRTWVLVRTLADVGLVLALTYIVLLVIAERRTLWMVRGFIFLIFAASLSNWIGLKFLAFVLNNLVVGSAVALAVILQPEIRYFLEQLGRGKIFELLRPPISSRNTTEDPISIIVAAVKDLSQNRTGALILLETNTNLTAQDFTHAGVRLNAALSKELIHTIFQTSSPLHDGAILIRGSQILAAKLILPLSERTGPWQLGTRHRAAIGMTERFSHCLCVVVSEETGSISLAIKGELQRPLTSSKLGELLEQYLKRNPSGTLTSSPRRFPLKFLKMVWPLR; translated from the coding sequence ATGACCAGCAGCATGACCCTTGCCTACTGGCTCTGGGGATTTACCTGGCCTGTTATTTCAACACGGACCTGGGTGTTGGTGCGTACCTTAGCCGATGTTGGTTTAGTTTTAGCTCTCACCTATATTGTTCTGCTGGTGATTGCCGAACGGCGTACCCTCTGGATGGTACGGGGATTTATTTTCTTGATTTTTGCAGCGTCCCTGAGCAATTGGATTGGCTTAAAGTTTTTAGCATTTGTCCTCAATAATCTGGTAGTAGGATCGGCGGTAGCCCTAGCGGTCATTCTCCAACCGGAAATTCGCTACTTTTTAGAGCAACTGGGACGGGGTAAAATTTTTGAGCTATTACGTCCCCCCATCAGTAGTCGCAACACTACCGAAGACCCCATCAGTATTATTGTGGCAGCAGTCAAAGATCTATCCCAAAATCGTACCGGAGCATTGATTTTACTGGAAACCAATACAAATCTCACTGCCCAGGATTTTACCCATGCCGGTGTGCGACTAAATGCGGCCCTATCCAAGGAGTTAATCCATACCATTTTCCAAACCAGTTCCCCCCTCCATGATGGTGCCATTCTCATCCGTGGTTCCCAAATTTTGGCGGCCAAACTGATCTTGCCCCTCTCAGAGCGCACCGGTCCCTGGCAATTGGGCACTCGTCACCGGGCTGCCATTGGCATGACGGAACGGTTTAGCCATTGTTTATGTGTGGTGGTTTCCGAAGAAACGGGTTCTATTTCCCTAGCGATTAAAGGAGAACTACAACGTCCCCTGACTAGCAGTAAACTAGGGGAGTTGTTAGAGCAGTACCTTAAAAGAAATCCTAGTGGAACCTTAACCAGTAGCCCCCGTCGATTCCCTTTGAAATTCTTAAAAATGGTTTGGCCCCTTCGCTAA
- the lysA gene encoding diaminopimelate decarboxylase — translation MISSPSTTLSSGIPSGAIADAAIPPLAANQQLLPLTALTNSRGHLEIGGCDVVDLVHCFGSPLYIVDETTFRTACQQYHRTLKQQYGGESLVLFASKAWNCLATCALAHSEGLGIDVVSGGELYTALEAGVPADAIYFHGNNKSPDELLFALEVGCTLVADNWLELERLADYGQTLGGTPPRVMLRITPGIECHTHEYIRTGHLDNKFGFDPQQLPQLFDFALNHPQLNWVGFHAHIGSQIFELQPHQDLTEVLADWLLAAQDIGLPMQELNVGGGLGIRYTSTDEPPAIATWVEQIAKNITAACQRRNLPLPKLLCEPGRSLIGPATVTAYTVGGRKEIPEIRTYVAVDGGMSDNPRPITYQADYSAVVGNRMTESLAEVVTIAGKHCESGDILLKDIELPPLQPEDILVVLATGAYNASMASNYNRVPRPAAVLVQGGEANLILIRETYRDLIRQDVLPSRLGSNPTDPHQTDPKL, via the coding sequence ATGATTTCTTCTCCTAGCACCACCCTTTCCTCGGGCATTCCTTCTGGGGCGATCGCCGATGCTGCTATTCCCCCTTTGGCGGCCAATCAGCAGTTACTTCCCCTCACTGCCCTTACCAACAGCCGCGGCCATCTGGAAATTGGTGGATGTGATGTGGTGGATTTAGTCCATTGCTTTGGCTCTCCCCTCTACATTGTGGATGAGACCACGTTTCGCACCGCCTGCCAACAATACCACCGCACCCTAAAACAACAGTATGGCGGGGAAAGTTTAGTTCTCTTTGCCTCGAAGGCGTGGAATTGTCTAGCTACCTGCGCCCTGGCCCACAGTGAAGGTCTAGGCATTGATGTGGTCTCCGGTGGTGAACTCTACACCGCCCTAGAAGCAGGAGTACCCGCCGATGCCATCTATTTCCATGGAAATAATAAATCACCGGATGAACTGCTATTTGCCCTAGAGGTGGGCTGCACCCTGGTGGCCGATAACTGGCTAGAACTGGAGCGTTTAGCGGACTACGGCCAAACCCTAGGGGGGACACCCCCCCGGGTGATGCTGCGAATTACCCCCGGCATTGAGTGCCACACCCATGAATATATTCGCACCGGGCATCTAGATAATAAATTTGGCTTTGATCCCCAGCAACTTCCCCAGTTGTTTGATTTTGCCCTGAATCATCCCCAGCTAAATTGGGTCGGCTTCCATGCCCACATTGGTTCCCAGATCTTTGAACTCCAGCCCCACCAGGACTTGACGGAGGTGCTGGCAGATTGGCTTTTGGCGGCCCAGGATATTGGATTACCCATGCAGGAGCTAAATGTGGGCGGGGGACTGGGAATCCGCTATACCTCAACGGACGAGCCGCCGGCGATCGCCACCTGGGTGGAACAGATTGCCAAAAATATCACCGCCGCTTGTCAACGTCGCAACCTACCCTTACCTAAACTATTGTGTGAACCGGGGCGATCGCTGATTGGGCCGGCAACAGTTACCGCCTACACGGTGGGGGGACGCAAAGAGATTCCGGAAATCCGCACCTATGTGGCCGTGGATGGTGGCATGTCCGACAATCCCCGCCCCATTACCTACCAGGCAGACTACAGTGCCGTTGTCGGAAACCGGATGACCGAGAGCCTAGCGGAAGTTGTCACCATTGCTGGTAAACATTGTGAATCGGGAGATATTCTTTTGAAAGATATTGAATTACCGCCCTTACAGCCCGAGGATATTCTTGTGGTCTTAGCCACGGGGGCCTACAACGCAAGTATGGCCTCCAACTACAACCGAGTCCCTCGACCGGCAGCGGTACTGGTTCAAGGAGGAGAAGCAAATTTAATCCTCATTCGGGAAACCTATCGGGATTTAATTCGTCAGGATGTGTTGCCCTCGCGCCTAGGATCCAACCCCACTGATCCCCACCAAACTGATCCCAAACTGTAA
- the cbiT gene encoding precorrin-6Y C5,15-methyltransferase subunit CbiT produces the protein MVASAWPYVTPGIPDREFERLPGIPLTKRETRLLMLSHLRLEADSTLWDIGAGTGTIAVEAGLLASQGKIIAIERDEEVASLIQRNCDRFGVSNVQIIQDSAPECLAQLAFPPQRICLEGGRPIKDILEQAWQYLIPGGRLVTTTSSLENLYAISEALAAVQARSLEVVQSVINRLETRGGHQIFAAVEPIFILSGEKVL, from the coding sequence ATGGTTGCCTCAGCTTGGCCCTACGTGACTCCTGGAATCCCCGATCGCGAGTTTGAGCGTTTACCAGGCATTCCCTTAACCAAGCGGGAAACGCGACTACTAATGCTATCCCATTTACGCCTAGAGGCCGACTCGACACTGTGGGATATTGGTGCGGGCACGGGCACAATCGCCGTGGAAGCCGGTTTATTAGCATCCCAAGGGAAAATTATTGCCATTGAGCGGGATGAGGAAGTGGCCAGCTTAATTCAACGGAATTGCGATCGCTTTGGTGTTAGTAATGTGCAGATCATTCAAGATAGTGCCCCGGAATGCCTGGCCCAGTTAGCCTTTCCGCCCCAGCGAATTTGTTTGGAGGGGGGGCGACCCATTAAAGACATTTTGGAGCAGGCCTGGCAATACTTGATTCCCGGAGGTCGGTTAGTGACTACCACCAGTAGCCTGGAGAATCTCTATGCTATTTCTGAGGCATTGGCCGCCGTTCAAGCCCGTAGTTTAGAGGTGGTGCAGTCGGTAATTAATCGCCTAGAAACTCGGGGCGGTCATCAAATTTTTGCGGCAGTGGAGCCGATCTTTATCCTCAGTGGCGAGAAAGTTCTGTGA
- the rsmI gene encoding 16S rRNA (cytidine(1402)-2'-O)-methyltransferase — MGQLYIVATPIGNLQDITPRALEILSQVDLIAAEDTRHTGRLLEHFQIKTPQVSFHQHNVAQRLPLLLNRLQQGQRLALVSDAGLPGVADPGYELIRVGIDHQIAICPIPGANAALTALVASGLPMDRFTFEGFLPRKASHRRDRLQELAQESRTMILYEAPHRLRKTLRDLADSFGGDRPIVIARELTKRYEEFWRGSLTQALVNYGEKDPKGEITLVIGGYGGQPNSMEEYQWQDHLRDRLEQGIPLSQATRELAQEMGLSRRKLYQAALKLNLEN, encoded by the coding sequence TTGGGACAACTATATATTGTTGCAACCCCCATCGGCAATCTACAGGATATAACTCCCCGCGCCCTGGAAATATTGAGCCAGGTTGATTTAATTGCCGCCGAAGATACCCGCCATACGGGCCGCCTGTTAGAACATTTTCAGATTAAAACCCCCCAGGTTAGTTTTCATCAGCATAATGTCGCCCAACGCCTGCCTCTATTACTGAATCGCCTCCAGCAGGGGCAACGGTTGGCCCTGGTTAGTGATGCGGGCTTACCCGGCGTGGCAGACCCAGGGTATGAGTTGATCCGTGTCGGTATTGATCACCAGATTGCCATCTGTCCTATTCCTGGGGCCAATGCGGCTTTAACGGCCCTGGTAGCCTCCGGTTTACCCATGGATCGTTTTACCTTTGAAGGGTTTTTACCCCGCAAAGCGAGTCATCGCCGCGATCGCCTCCAAGAGTTAGCCCAGGAATCGCGCACCATGATTCTCTATGAAGCTCCCCACCGTTTACGCAAAACCCTCAGGGACTTAGCCGATAGTTTCGGGGGCGATCGCCCCATTGTCATTGCCCGAGAACTCACCAAACGCTATGAAGAATTTTGGCGCGGTAGTTTGACCCAAGCCTTAGTAAATTATGGTGAAAAAGACCCCAAAGGGGAAATAACCTTAGTCATTGGTGGCTATGGTGGGCAGCCAAATTCAATGGAAGAATATCAATGGCAAGATCACCTGCGCGATCGCCTAGAGCAAGGTATTCCCCTCTCCCAAGCTACCCGTGAACTCGCCCAGGAAATGGGTTTATCACGACGAAAATTGTATCAAGCGGCCCTAAAATTGAATCTAGAAAATTAA
- a CDS encoding DNA-methyltransferase — MNPLCIEQSYRSMAHLVMTEGDTLEISKQLPNASFQLIISSPPYNLGKSYEKHVGLDEYLDWQKNILREQVRLCSNQGSIVWQVGNYVQNGEVFPLDIYVYPIFKSLGMQLRNRIIWHFNHGLHASKRLSGRYEVLLWFTKTKDYTFNLDAVRVPAKYPGKRHYKGQNIGKPSGNPLGKNPSDFWAIMEEEWSQGIIDIPNVKSNHPEKTIHPCQFPVELVERCVLAFSNKGDWVLDPFGGVGSTLIAAIKHDRRGMIIERERQYIDIAKERINQFQRGELKLRPLGKPLHQPTGREKISRVPDEWIQGKSINEK, encoded by the coding sequence GTGAATCCCCTTTGTATTGAGCAGTCCTATCGATCAATGGCCCATCTCGTCATGACAGAGGGGGATACCCTAGAAATCTCAAAACAGTTGCCCAATGCGTCTTTTCAGTTAATTATTTCATCCCCCCCCTATAATCTTGGCAAAAGCTATGAAAAGCACGTCGGTCTGGATGAATATTTAGATTGGCAGAAAAACATACTAAGGGAGCAGGTTCGTCTCTGTTCCAACCAAGGAAGTATTGTTTGGCAAGTGGGGAATTATGTACAAAATGGCGAAGTGTTTCCCCTTGATATTTATGTTTATCCCATTTTTAAGTCTCTGGGAATGCAGTTACGCAATCGTATTATCTGGCACTTCAATCATGGTTTGCACGCTTCTAAGCGGCTATCTGGGCGGTACGAAGTCCTTCTCTGGTTTACTAAAACAAAAGACTATACCTTCAATTTGGATGCAGTGCGTGTTCCCGCCAAATACCCTGGTAAACGCCATTATAAAGGGCAAAATATTGGTAAACCGAGTGGTAATCCCCTGGGAAAAAATCCATCTGACTTCTGGGCGATCATGGAAGAAGAATGGAGTCAAGGCATTATTGATATTCCCAATGTAAAATCCAATCATCCCGAGAAAACGATTCATCCATGTCAGTTTCCAGTGGAGTTGGTTGAACGATGTGTATTGGCCTTCAGTAATAAAGGGGACTGGGTGCTAGATCCCTTTGGTGGCGTTGGCTCGACATTGATTGCTGCAATTAAGCATGATCGACGCGGTATGATCATTGAACGTGAACGTCAGTATATTGATATTGCCAAAGAGAGGATCAATCAATTTCAAAGGGGTGAATTAAAGTTGCGCCCCCTGGGTAAACCTCTGCACCAACCCACGGGTAGAGAGAAAATTTCTAGAGTTCCTGATGAATGGATTCAGGGAAAATCAATTAACGAGAAATAA